A stretch of the Sulfurospirillum sp. UCH001 genome encodes the following:
- the queA gene encoding tRNA preQ1(34) S-adenosylmethionine ribosyltransferase-isomerase QueA: MDPLLKSTYDYVLPPELIATHPIEPRDEARLLVYDRKTNTITHTLFKNLFDFLPKDIGVLLNNTKVVKARIFGKKESGGEIEVLLNAPLQENLYSVYIRGKVKQGTLLFFDENLQAEVMELKVDGTRVVAFSQEGKALHTKALFDVLENIGHIPLPPYIKREDTNDDSVDYQTVFAKEQGAVAAPTASLHFTDAMFEELKKRYETHFLTLHVGAGTFKPVEAEHINDHVMHSEIYAIPEQTCTLIESSKHILAVGTTVTRTVEYFARTKEPLGKCDLFLHPHNLPIRVNHLLTNFHLPKSTLIMLVASFVGIEKTLELYEEAVKEKYRFFSYGDAMLII, from the coding sequence ATAGACCCGCTTTTAAAATCAACCTACGACTATGTACTTCCACCAGAACTGATCGCCACTCATCCCATAGAACCTAGGGATGAGGCGAGACTTTTGGTGTATGATCGTAAAACTAATACGATTACCCACACTCTCTTTAAAAATCTTTTCGATTTTTTACCTAAAGACATTGGTGTTTTGCTTAATAATACTAAAGTCGTAAAAGCACGTATTTTTGGTAAAAAAGAGAGCGGTGGAGAGATAGAAGTTCTTCTTAATGCTCCACTTCAAGAGAATTTGTATTCTGTTTATATACGAGGGAAAGTTAAACAAGGAACACTCCTCTTTTTTGATGAAAATTTACAAGCAGAAGTGATGGAACTCAAAGTTGATGGCACGCGTGTTGTTGCTTTTAGCCAAGAGGGAAAAGCACTGCATACTAAAGCCCTTTTTGATGTGTTAGAGAACATTGGGCATATTCCACTTCCTCCATACATTAAACGCGAAGATACGAATGATGATAGCGTAGATTACCAAACCGTCTTTGCTAAAGAACAAGGCGCAGTTGCAGCCCCAACGGCTTCATTGCATTTTACTGATGCTATGTTTGAAGAACTTAAAAAGCGCTATGAAACACACTTTTTAACCCTTCATGTAGGAGCAGGAACATTTAAACCTGTCGAAGCTGAACACATTAATGATCATGTCATGCATTCAGAAATTTATGCCATTCCAGAACAAACATGTACGCTGATAGAGAGTAGTAAACATATTTTGGCAGTGGGGACAACTGTAACCCGAACAGTCGAATATTTTGCTCGAACAAAAGAGCCTCTTGGGAAATGCGATCTCTTTTTGCATCCTCACAATCTACCTATACGAGTCAATCATCTCTTGACCAATTTTCATCTTCCAAAATCAACGTTGATCATGTTAGTGGCATCATTTGTAGGGAT